The sequence below is a genomic window from Rhodococcus sp. 4CII.
AGGGTGGCCATCTGGGCCCGCGACTCCACCTGGAACACCCCCACCGAGTCCGCCCGCTGCAGCATCTCGTAGACGGCGCTCTCCGAGAGGTCCAGTTGCGCCAGATCCACCTCGATCCCCTTGTGCTCGGCCACCAGGTCGATCATGTAGTGCAGCGCCGAGAGCATCCCGAGGCCCAGCATGTCGAACTTCACCAGACCCACTGCCGCGCAATCGTCCTTGTCCCACTGCAGAACGCTGCGGTTCTCCATGCGCGCCCACTCCACCGGGCACACGTCGGCGATCGGCCGGTCGCAGATCACCATGCCGCCCGAGTGGATGCCGAGGTGCCGCGGAAACCCTTCGATCTGGGCGGCCAGTTCGAGGACGGCCGGCGGAATGTCGGTGCCCACCTCCTTGCCGATGCCGCCCCAGCGGCTGACCTGCTTGCTCCACGCGTCCTGCTGCCCCTGCGAGAAACCCAGCGCCCGGGCCATGTCCCGCACCGAGGACTTCCCGCGGTACGTGATGACGTTCGCCACCTGCGCCGCGTACTGGCGTCCGTACTTGGCGTAGACGTGCTGGATGGCCTCCTCCCGGCGATCGGATTCGATGTCGACGTCGATGTCCGGTGGGCCGTCGCGCTCGGGTGAGAGGAATCGTTCGAACAGCAGCTTGTTGCGGACGGGATCCACGTTGGTGATGCCGATGGCGAAGCAGACGGCGGAGTTGGCCGCCGAACCCCTTCCCTGGCAGAGGATGTCGTTGTTCTTGCAGAACGACACGATGTCGTGGACCACCAGGAAGTAGCCCGGAAAGTTCAGCTCGGTGATGATGTCCAGTTCGTGCTCGATCTGCCGGTAGGCCTCCGGCCGGTCCGCCTGCGCACCGTAACGGCGTCGTGCTCCGTCCAGCGTGAGCTGCCGCAGCCAACTCGCCTCGGTGTGCCCGTCGGGTACGTCGAACGGGGGCAGTTGCGGCGCGATGAGCCGTAGGTCGAACGCGCACTCCAGGCCGAGGTCCGCGGCACCGCGCACGGCTTCCGGGTATGCGGCGAAGAGGTGTGCCATTTCCTCACCGGACCTCAGGTGCGCTCCGCCGGCAGGTGCCAGGTGCCCGGCCGTGTCGTCGAGACTCTGCCGGGCCCGGACGGCGGCCATCGCCATGGCCAGCCTTCGGCGCGGCGGCCCCGCGAAGTGTGCAGCCGTGGACGCGATCACCCGAAGCCCGTGCCGCTGTGCGAGTTCGGCGAGGCAGGCGTTGCGCTCACCGTCCTCCGCGACGCCGTGATAGGTGAGTTCCACCGTGACCCGGTCGGCCCCGAACCGGTCGATCAGTTCCCGCAGCCGTCCGGCCGCGGCGTCCGGGCCACCGTCGACCAGCGCCTGACGCACATGCCCCTTCCGGCACCCGGTCAGGATCTGCCAGTGCCCACCGGCCGCGTCGGCGAGACGGTCGAGGTCGTAACGGAGTTTGCCCTTCTCCCCTCCCGCGAGGTGTGCCGCCGCGATCTCCCGGGAGAGCCGCCGGTACCCCTCCTGGCCTCGCGCCAGCACCAGCAGATGCGCGTCGTCCAACGACAGTTCGGAGCCGAACACGGTGCGCATGTCCAGTTCCTTCGCCGCTTCCGCGAACCGGACCACACCGTAGAACCCGTCGTGGTCGGTGAGCGCGATGGCCTCGAGACCGAGCCGGACGGCCTCCTCCACCAACTCTTCCGGCGGCGAGGCGCCGTCGAGGAAACTGAACGCCGAATGCGCGTGGAGTTCGGCATACGGAACGGTGGAGTCGATGCGTTCCCGACGGCCCGCCCGGTACTCGCCCCGCTTGCGCGACCACGCGGGACTGTCGCCGCCGTCGCCCGGATACAGCGACTCCGGGGGAACTCGCCCCGGCCGGCCCGACAGGACCCGCTCCATCTCGGACCATGTCGGCGGACCGTTTCCCCAACCCATCTGGCTACACCTCTTCATGCCGCGCACATGCCGTGCCGAGACCATGGAAGATGCCGCTGGGGAAGGCGCATCGTTCGAACGGAAGTTCGAATGCTGTCAGTGTGCCATCGCATGCCGGACCGGGTCAATGCGGGACACCGGACTCACATCACGAGTGCGGCCAGTCCTCGCAACCGGTCCTCGGCAGGTCTTCTCGGGCAGCTCACGCACTTGCCCGGCCCCGGGGTCTCGTAGATCAGGCAGCACGACGCCCGCTGCGTGAACCGGCGGGACACCGCCCCGGCCCGCACGTCGACGAACCGCGGGTCGGGCATCACGACCCCCGCCCGGTGGAGTGCGTCCACCAGTTCCCGGGCGAAGACACTGCCGCGTACCCGGTCGCCGCAGGCCGCACCGGCGTCGAGGGCCCGGTTGGCGATCGAATCCGTCGTGATCGCCCACATCGCGGCCTGCCGCACTCCGGCCGCCGCGGCGAGGGCGTCGATGATCGGCGTCAGCGCCCCGGCCATCTCCGACGCCAGCACGGACAGCCCCTCGGCGACCGGCAGCGCCGACGACGCGGTCAGGCCGCCGAGGGACCCGTCGCCCCGCAGGAATGCCACGGCGTCGCCGAGCCTCGGCCGGGCGGCGAACCCCGTGAGGAGCGCGGTCGCGATCGGGATCCCGGTCAGTGACGAACTGGCCGAGTACCACCACAGGGTGCCGTCGACCCGAGGATCGCCACTACCCCACCGCCGCGCCGTGTCCGCGACCCGGTCCGCGAGCCAGCCGGGATCGGTCAGGCGGTCGGCCGGGAACGAGGAGTGGCCGGGGTCCCCGATCTGGTCGGCGATCATCGGGACGCGGCGGAGGGTCGCTTCGTAGACACGCCGCAATTGTTCATCCATCGCCCGGTCCCGGGATCTCCCTCGACAGCAGCGGACCGGTGCTCATCACCCGACCATCCTGCACGACGAGTGCGAGCCACCACCCACCGGGAACTCCTCGATCCGCACTACAGTCGGCAGTCGCACCGCCCCCTCACACCATCCGGAGTTGACGCATGACACGTTGGGCCTCGACCGTTGTTTCACGCAAATGGTGGGTCCTGACCCTCGCCGTGCTCGCCGTTCTGGTGAGCGGCGCCTGGGGCACCGGTGTCTTCGCGAAACTCAGCTCGGGTGGATTCACCGACCCCGGTAGCGAATCCGCCGAGGTGGCACGGATCGTCCAGGACAACCTCGGTCCGCAGACCCCGGACATCATCGTCATCTACACCGCACCCGACGGGAAGACCCTGGACGACCTCGGCCCCGAGGTCACCGCGAGCCTCGACCGGTTCGCGGCCGAGGTGCCGACCTATGCGGTGACGTCCTATTGGACAGCGGACGCGACGAGGAAGCAGTTGATGGTGTCGGAGGACGGCACCAAGGCGTCGGCCGCGATCACCGTCGACCCCGACGCGGGGATCACCGCCGCCACGTTCGACGACCTCCTGCCGAAGCTCGAGGTGGAGGGGATCGACACCGAGTTCGCGGGCAACTCGGTGGTGGGTGTGGCGTTCGACAACCGGCTGCAACGAGACCTGGTGCTGGCCGAGGCGATCGCGATCCCGATCACTCTCGTGTTGCTGGTCTTCATCTTCGGCGGGCTGGTGGCCGCGGCTGTTCCGGTGTTCGTCGGGCTGCTCTCGATCTTCAGCGCCCTGGCCACGCTGCGCCTG
It includes:
- a CDS encoding error-prone DNA polymerase, with amino-acid sequence MGWGNGPPTWSEMERVLSGRPGRVPPESLYPGDGGDSPAWSRKRGEYRAGRRERIDSTVPYAELHAHSAFSFLDGASPPEELVEEAVRLGLEAIALTDHDGFYGVVRFAEAAKELDMRTVFGSELSLDDAHLLVLARGQEGYRRLSREIAAAHLAGGEKGKLRYDLDRLADAAGGHWQILTGCRKGHVRQALVDGGPDAAAGRLRELIDRFGADRVTVELTYHGVAEDGERNACLAELAQRHGLRVIASTAAHFAGPPRRRLAMAMAAVRARQSLDDTAGHLAPAGGAHLRSGEEMAHLFAAYPEAVRGAADLGLECAFDLRLIAPQLPPFDVPDGHTEASWLRQLTLDGARRRYGAQADRPEAYRQIEHELDIITELNFPGYFLVVHDIVSFCKNNDILCQGRGSAANSAVCFAIGITNVDPVRNKLLFERFLSPERDGPPDIDVDIESDRREEAIQHVYAKYGRQYAAQVANVITYRGKSSVRDMARALGFSQGQQDAWSKQVSRWGGIGKEVGTDIPPAVLELAAQIEGFPRHLGIHSGGMVICDRPIADVCPVEWARMENRSVLQWDKDDCAAVGLVKFDMLGLGMLSALHYMIDLVAEHKGIEVDLAQLDLSESAVYEMLQRADSVGVFQVESRAQMATLPRLKPRNFYDLVVEVALIRPGPIQGGSVHPYIRRRNKLEPVTYDHPSLEKALKRTLGVPLFQEQLMQMAVDVAGFSPAEADQLRRAMGSKRSPEKMERLRGRFYQGMRDVHGIGGDVADRIYEKLYAFANFGFPESHSQSFAALVFYSSWFKLHHPAAFCAGLLRAQPMGFYSPQSLVADARRHGVQVHGADVNASLAHATVEADGMEVRLGLGEVRHIGTALAERIVESRGAGGPYTSFLDLTGRVELSTAQAESLATAGALDSFGLSRREALWAAGAAAGERRDRLPGIGASTRAPTLPGMSDLELAAADVWATGVSPDTYPTQFLRPQLDALGVIPAAHLLDVPDGDRVLVGGAVTHRQRPATAAGVTFINLEDETGMVNVVCSVGLWAKYRKLANTAPALLIRGRVQNAEGAVTVVADRLQLMDLRVSAKSRDFR
- a CDS encoding (2Fe-2S)-binding protein, producing the protein MDEQLRRVYEATLRRVPMIADQIGDPGHSSFPADRLTDPGWLADRVADTARRWGSGDPRVDGTLWWYSASSSLTGIPIATALLTGFAARPRLGDAVAFLRGDGSLGGLTASSALPVAEGLSVLASEMAGALTPIIDALAAAAGVRQAAMWAITTDSIANRALDAGAACGDRVRGSVFARELVDALHRAGVVMPDPRFVDVRAGAVSRRFTQRASCCLIYETPGPGKCVSCPRRPAEDRLRGLAALVM